The DNA window GAGATTGAAGTTTTCCGCACTGATGACGGGAAGTCTCCTTTCGTGTCTTGGGTCCGGCGTCTCGAGCCGGACAAGCGGGCGACCGTGATCGCTGCGATCGAGAAGCAGCTTGGAGTGCTCGGAATCGATGTCTGCCGGAGTGAGCTGGGGAAGGCTCTGGGTGGAGGGCTATACGAGTTCCGGATTCGCCACGATGAGGGCGTTGTTCGGCGGAAGGCCGATGGAAAAGGAGCCAGGAAGACCGGCCAGCGTATTCTGCTTCGGGTCTTTTTCCACGTTTACGGGGCCAAGGTCATCCTTCTTCTCGGGGGCTACGACAAGGGGAGGCATCCGAGTGGCAAGCGCCAAGGAAAGGAGATCGAGCGAGCGCGGAAATCCCTGAAGGTGTTCAAGGGCGCGATGAATCAACAACGGCGGACGCATTCGGACCGAGGGCTGCGCTAACAGCAAGCCGCTATATGGGATATAATCCATAGGCGAGAAAGGACGAACCGATGGCAACCACGCCATTCAGCGAACTGACCCGCGAAATTGAGGAAGCTGCGAGCGACGAGGAACGGCGTCAGCTTGACGCTGCACGGGTCCGCTA is part of the Solirubrobacterales bacterium genome and encodes:
- a CDS encoding type II toxin-antitoxin system RelE/ParE family toxin encodes the protein MEASNLSWEIEVFRTDDGKSPFVSWVRRLEPDKRATVIAAIEKQLGVLGIDVCRSELGKALGGGLYEFRIRHDEGVVRRKADGKGARKTGQRILLRVFFHVYGAKVILLLGGYDKGRHPSGKRQGKEIERARKSLKVFKGAMNQQRRTHSDRGLR